In a genomic window of Sardina pilchardus chromosome 20, fSarPil1.1, whole genome shotgun sequence:
- the LOC134068021 gene encoding N-acetyllactosaminide beta-1,3-N-acetylglucosaminyltransferase 2-like: MNFRSPNILINQPNRCTSNGKHDSVTLLFGIKSSAHNFEQRQAVRQTWGQEGVYEDGLLVRTVFLLGTSSLDDPDLGMLLSLEAQQFGDLLVWDFKDTFYNLTLKEHVFLKWSILHCPQVSFIFKGDDDVFVNTRAILEYLKSLEPAKKSKLYVGNIIIQTSPVRFPNIKYFVPHTFYDGPYPPYAGGGGFVFSGALLESLYSISWYIPFHPIDDVYTGMCFLALDIAAEKHMGFKTFDIMVKERENPCLHKDLIMVHQRSPQQIIRLWRKLESPLLTCYNKSPIT, translated from the coding sequence ATGAATTTCCGCAGTCCTAATATTCTCATTAATCAACCCAACAGGTGTACCTCTAATGGCAAACATGACAGCGTGACTCTTCTCTTTGGAATTAAATCTAGTGCACACAATTTTGAACAACGACAAGCTGTTAGGCAGACTTGGGGGCAAGAAGGGGTTTATGAAGATGGTTTGCTGGTACGCACAGTTTTTCTCTTGGGTACCTCTTCCTTGGATGATCCTGATCTCGGAATGCTCTTATCCCTTGAAGCACAGCAGTTTGGTGATCTGCTTGTTTGGGACTTTAAGGACACATTTTACAACCTTACTCTAAAGGAACATGTATTTCTCAAATGGTCTATCCTACACTGTCCTCAGGTCTCCTTTATTTTCAagggtgatgatgatgttttTGTTAACACAAGAGCTATTCTTGAATACCTTAAGTCACTGGAGCCAGCCAAGAAGTCAAAACTGTATGTTGGCAATATAATAATACAAACCTCCCCTGTGCGTTTCCCTAATATAAAGTACTTTGTCCCACACACCTTCTATGATGGACCCTATCCACCctatgctggtggtggtggctttGTCTTCTCAGGGGCTTTGCTAGAGTCCCTCTACAGTATAAGCTGGTACATCCCCTTTCATCCCATAGATGATGTCTACACAGGGATGTGTTTCTTAGCTCTTGATATAGCTGCAGAGAAACACATGGGGTTCAAGACATTTGACATCATGGTGAAGGAGCGGGAGAATCCATGTCTGCACAAAGATCTGATTATGGTGCATCAAAGAAGTCCACAGCAAATTATACGGTTGTGGCGGAAATTGGAGAGCCCTCTCCTCACCTGTTACAACAAATCTCCTATAACCTAA